The following proteins are encoded in a genomic region of Takifugu flavidus isolate HTHZ2018 chromosome 3, ASM371156v2, whole genome shotgun sequence:
- the zgc:65895 gene encoding TSC22 domain family protein 1 isoform X2 — protein sequence MNSQCYTVAMDLGVCQLRNFSISFLSSVLGKESASVRVDNSSSGASVVAIDNKIEQAMDLVKSHLMYAVREEVEVLKEQIKELMERNTQLEQENNLLKNLASPEQMAQFQAQVQTGGSPTATAQPPISAPPGTTQLLPSSQNSGTSA from the exons ATGAACTCCCAATGCTACACGGTGGCGATGGATCTTGGCGTTTGTCAGCTGAGGAATTTCTCTATATCGTTTCTGTCCTCTGTGCTGGGGAAAGAAAGCGCATCGGTCCGGGTCGACAATAG CTCATCTGGCGCCAGTGTGGTGGCCATTGACAACAAGATCGAACAGGCGATG GATCTGGTCAAGAGCCACCTGATGTACGCTGTgcgtgaggaggtggaggtgctgaaggagcAGATCAAAGAGCTGATGGAGCGCAACacgcagctggagcaggagaacaaCCTGCTGAAGAACCTGGCCAGCCCAGAGCAGATGGCCCAGTTCCAGGCCCAGGTCCAGACCGGAGGCTCCCCCACCGCCACCGCTCAGCCTCCCATCTCGGCCCCGCCTGGGACCACccagctcctcccctcctcgcAAAACTCGGGGACGTCAGCGTAA
- the LOC130522909 gene encoding coiled-coil domain-containing protein 122-like isoform X1: protein MSDYEASENGRSEVPDCSLTKIVEEISQHWCAELENLREKQKTLSSLQATLSEIEKKGAIIEQDLRSEIREILVQEAETEQLEHQKKVLHERCGSISKENEGLKIRIGEEEEAARTMKAQFSSYRKKMGGHRVAVLHASQAGAQQTLKDKRAFVGKLREKREELRQDLENPNGSTVEKAKVEKGSSREINALKVEISVMKKTASEKRKQLLKETETHTQIKKDTEIQHRRFEAIVRRLHLQLSRAQDAHRTSGATTSGQQGAATPKLKRIA, encoded by the exons ATGTCAGATTACGAAGCCAGTGAAAACG GAAGATCAGaggtgccagattgttccttAACTAAGATTGTGGAGGAGATCAGTCAACATTGGTGTGCTGAGCTTGAGAAcctgagagagaagcagaagacCCTGAGCTCCCTGCAG GCAACTCTTTCAGAGATTGAGAAGAAAGGCGCGATAATCGAGCAGGATCTGAGGTCCGAAATCAGAGAAATATTGGTTCAGGAGGCTGAAACTGAGCAACTAGAGCACCAGAAAAAAGTCCTGCATGAGCGCTGTGGCTCCATTAGCAAAGAGAATGAAGGCCTCAAGATCAGaataggagaggaggaggaggccgctCGGACGATGAAGGCACAGTTCAGCAGCTACCGAAAAAAGATGGGAGGCCACAGAGTGGCTGTTTTGCATGCGAGCCAGGCGGGAGCACAGCAGACACTAAAGGATAAGAGAGCTTTTGTTGGGAAgctgagggagaagagagaggagctgaggcaAGATCTGGAAAACCCAAATGGAAGCACGGTGGAGAAGGCCAAGGTGGAGAAAGGATCCTCT agagagatCAATGCGCTGAAGGTGGAGATCTCTGTGATGAAGAAGACGGCATCTGAAAAGAGAAAGCAACTGCTGAAGGAGACTGAAACTCATACTCAGATAAAAAAAGATACTGAG ATCCAGCACAGACGTTTTGAGGCCATCGTCAGGCGCCTGCACCTCCAGCTGAGCAGGGCTCAGGATGCACACAG AACCAGTGGCGCTACCACGTcgggacagcagggggcagcaacGCCGAAGCTGAAGCGCATTGCCTGA
- the LOC130522909 gene encoding coiled-coil domain-containing protein 122-like isoform X2, translated as MSDYEASENGRSEVPDCSLTKIVEEISQHWCAELENLREKQKTLSSLQATLSEIEKKGAIIEQDLRSEIREILVQEAETEQLEHQKKVLHERCGSISKENEGLKIRIGEEEEAARTMKAQFSSYRKKMGGHRVAVLHASQAGAQQTLKDKRAFVGKLREKREELRQDLENPNGSTVEKAKREINALKVEISVMKKTASEKRKQLLKETETHTQIKKDTEIQHRRFEAIVRRLHLQLSRAQDAHRTSGATTSGQQGAATPKLKRIA; from the exons ATGTCAGATTACGAAGCCAGTGAAAACG GAAGATCAGaggtgccagattgttccttAACTAAGATTGTGGAGGAGATCAGTCAACATTGGTGTGCTGAGCTTGAGAAcctgagagagaagcagaagacCCTGAGCTCCCTGCAG GCAACTCTTTCAGAGATTGAGAAGAAAGGCGCGATAATCGAGCAGGATCTGAGGTCCGAAATCAGAGAAATATTGGTTCAGGAGGCTGAAACTGAGCAACTAGAGCACCAGAAAAAAGTCCTGCATGAGCGCTGTGGCTCCATTAGCAAAGAGAATGAAGGCCTCAAGATCAGaataggagaggaggaggaggccgctCGGACGATGAAGGCACAGTTCAGCAGCTACCGAAAAAAGATGGGAGGCCACAGAGTGGCTGTTTTGCATGCGAGCCAGGCGGGAGCACAGCAGACACTAAAGGATAAGAGAGCTTTTGTTGGGAAgctgagggagaagagagaggagctgaggcaAGATCTGGAAAACCCAAATGGAAGCACGGTGGAGAAGGCCAAG agagagatCAATGCGCTGAAGGTGGAGATCTCTGTGATGAAGAAGACGGCATCTGAAAAGAGAAAGCAACTGCTGAAGGAGACTGAAACTCATACTCAGATAAAAAAAGATACTGAG ATCCAGCACAGACGTTTTGAGGCCATCGTCAGGCGCCTGCACCTCCAGCTGAGCAGGGCTCAGGATGCACACAG AACCAGTGGCGCTACCACGTcgggacagcagggggcagcaacGCCGAAGCTGAAGCGCATTGCCTGA